In the genome of Carya illinoinensis cultivar Pawnee chromosome 13, C.illinoinensisPawnee_v1, whole genome shotgun sequence, the window AGAGTATGAGTGgagtctgattttttttttttttttcatatttagctCAATTTTAAACAAGACTTTACATattaatagatatttttttatgaactttcaagtttcaaggttattaaaatattcattacaaaaaaaaataagaaacaagttttagatatacataaaaaaaaaatatataactaaaaatatttaacctaaaataaagagtaaattttaaagaaatttaaatatatattaggtCCTTTAGGTTATTCTTAATATGCTATCATTCATATTAGAGTCTTGTACTCCCAAATCAACTAAAAACAACAAAAGGATTGCTCAAACATCTAGCTAAGGCACAAGCTAGCACCTAAGGCCTCGAATAACAACTAACAAGTAAGAGCAAGGATGAGCTATCATGGTCTAATGGCAATGCCCATCATCATCTGCTTAATAAATTGCAAATAAGAAACACAACTAGCTACTCAACAACAAGCCAAATATTGTTCCCAACtacaaccaacaaaaataaaataatagaaaaataaattaaaaatatgatagtgataatatatataatgtgtagtGTGTACATATAATTGATTGATAGtctattaatcttattttttaataatcatcacatactagtatagtatttaatttaattatataaattctagACTTTTatataggactgttcatccgaaATAAAAAACTTAGCGGTTAACACCGCTAAGTTTTTCAGCATCATACTTTACTATACCTTGTGAGCTACATACTCTTCCCTTCGCATCTCATTTACCACTAGaggatttattttttctagCTCCTTTAATCCAAATAGGaaaattttcacatacattATAAAGGTGATGATACATAGAAGAAGTGTTATTCTTGTAATGACAACTATACTGCTTACCACAATGATTGTACTTAGCTTTTGGGTTATTGGGATAAATAGGTAGCACTTTCGTAAAGTGGTCCAAAACCATCGATTAGTTACTAGatgttttcttgaattttttggaTAAAGGTGGGATGAAATGGATAGGCTGTTGTGTATATTTGGATTAAGGGGTTGGAAGATTCCTATGCTCCTCCATATCaactaaaagagaaaatgagttACTATCAACCTATTGAGTTATACCAATATTATAACTCACAGAATCTTCTTTCATCTGTTATTGGGTAATaaatacaatataataaaaagtcAAATACAGCAAACAAATAattgaacatatatataaacaaaactaatcattcaaatcaaatgaaaagaataataacAACTACAAAAATTATCATATGTTAACAGAGACGTGAAGCTCGTATGCAAAGAGTTAAAAAATAAGCAAAGGGAATACACTAGATATCAAGCTGAGATATTCAGCACAATGCTTTCAAGAATGGGATCGCTAGCTAAAACTATTGACATCTTGTCTAGTATTAGAAGCAAACCTTCGCTGGTGATGGAGTCAGATTGGAGTAATTTCTTTCGTTCATTTGGCACTGACTAGTTTCATGTGGTGGCTCATTGTATGTTTAAGTACTAGCCTTGTATTGTTTTATTCATGTTATGAAAGATGTTCTCAACTTGAAGATCAGATTGAGGAAATGCCAGCTTTGTCTCGATTTCCAGCCGAACGGACTAAAAATTATAGTTAGATATTAACTATTTGGGTCAAGGTTGACTGggtttattaaaatttaagagTACTGTTATGTATAAGACCATGGTGTTCATATTTCATAATTCGTATAATCATTTTCCAAACTTAAGCCTTACCAAAAAAGCACACGCAACAGCTTTGACCCACCAACACCACCGCCGTTTTAATTACTCCGCTGCTCAAACCAATTTCACCCAACCtaactataatttaatacaaggagacctataaaaaaaaaaaaaacaaaaacaaaaacaaaacaaaagctctACCCAAACAAAAACCTAATGATTTCAGGGCAATTCTGATGTTAATGTAATGAGTAATTGTTCATAATCTAtgttgtttttaaaaattaatagattGGGTGGAGGCTTAATTGAGATAAGATTCTAGTTGGTACTAGCTATTTAAGACATTATTAGAGTTACTGTTCTTGGATATGCTAATCAATGAAcctcaataaatatatatatatatatatatatatatatatatatatatatatatatatatagttgaccCATATTTAGGAACATAATAACCAACTTGAAGAGGTGTATAGATTTACAGAAATCAatcaatgaaccaaaaattGTTGACCCATATTTAGgaacattatttttgttaaaaatttttcataaacagTTGGTAGTATGTCTAAGTTTACTATATTGTGAAACATTTTAACATAAGAATTAGTTAAttcatggagaaattatggTTAAAAGTAATGCACGTAGATCAAATAGATCTTCAACTcttacaagttttacaaaatcttCAATTCTGAAGTTATCCAACAGATCAAATAGAGAATAGAAAATAGAGAACACGCAACCCACttcaatataaaaccaaaagacCAAAAAACAGTGAATAGACAACCCACTTcaatataaaactaaaagactTTAGCTACCTCATCTCGCATAAGATTACAACAAGTAAGCATCATTCAGTGAAGACTCAAGTAGCCTCTTGAGagagaagaattaaagataggGCTTCGAAGAGGCTAAGATTGAGAGATGGACAATGCTTAGGGTTTCAGAGTGACTGAGAGAGAGCTTTTGGCGTAGAGAAGAGAGCggtagagagagagtgagaaaaaaaattaaaattgagagTTAGTCGATGAGTAGAGAAAATGAGATGGTTTtcgcattaaaaaaaaaaaacccgggtaCCTAGTTTTAAACCTGCCCAGTTTTCATAATACGGTTTTCGGCCTGATTTTAATCCAGGCTGAAAACTACATCCAAGAACCCGGTTATTCGGGTTCCTGAGCCAGGTAAAAACCAGCTcagatgaacagtcctactTTTATACGagtatatatgattaatatataaataatacatatttttattagagtCGAAGTCGGTTAGGTAACAAATCCGACTTTGACTTTAAAAGCAAAAATACAAACTTCAACTTCGACAGTGATGAGTTGGTATTAGAGTCTAAAATTTTTGTATGGCTCTAATTGTCCTGTTGAATTAATGTTTCCAAGAATTAACAGCGTAATATACATCAAACTTATAAATAACATAACATTTTCGTTAATTAGGATCGGACCAAATTTACAAGCAATTAACTCATCTAAAATTTGTCATAGGTGTTATTCCGTTCAAtagtaagttaaaaaagaagaagaaaggaacaGCACGTCGGATGAATGGAATGACAACCATTGTTATAGGTATTACAcattaaacttatatataatatatgcttgcttaggaaaagaagaaaaaaaaaacaaacaaagcaCAAGCTGAACAAAATTTCTGAATTTCATGTGAAAGTCTTAAATAGACAAGTCGCGTATAAgttatttgtaaaaaagtgaatctcactaataaattataacttctttaaaaaaatttatacgtagtatttttacgtattttttactTACTCTATTAATGTAATTAGCTGTATctccattttttaatataaaataactatttttgtTAATCACATTAGTAGAGTCTGTAATgagtacgtaaaaatgattattagtaaaatttaatttttttacacttttttaaaattagatttttttttttttttataaaaatttatataaaacttatcTATTATGAGATTTGTATAAATCATTCCTACAAATTTCGTTACATTTGGTGTGATCTTTTGTAGGGAGCATACTTAGTGCTTGTGGCAGTGGACCCTTTGGGAAAGTGAAAACAGAGTCGTCCCATTGGGCCGATATGGTTGACGGGTTTCAGAAGTCGGCCCTCGAGTCACGGTTAGGGATACCGCTCATATATGGGATTGATGCGGTTCATGGTAACAATAATATACATCGTGCCACCATATTTCCTCACAATATTGGCCTTGGAGCTACCGGGTTAGTGTTGGACTCTGTCGTTGCCTTCCTGATTTTCTGTTTCAGTTTATGAAAAAATTGCTGGAAACAAAAGTTGGGAAATGGTATATTTTTTGTCTAAATTTACAAGCAAGCAGGTGAAGGGAAAGAACAATCTATTAATATCCTTTGTTGGGAATCGCCAGCTTAGTTTATGCTTTAGCAGTCAGAACATgggttgtaaaaaaaaaggatttcatTTATGGGGAAGTTAAATGACAGAGAAATATAACAGCTAACCTTTATTCGTTTGTTGACATTTCTTAAAAGATTTTTAGCCGCCAGTTGTAGCTTCAGAACCGCATATACTTTAAAACTTGTGACAGGGATGCAGAATTAGCTCGAAAGATTGGGGAAGCAACTGCTCTTGAAGTTAGAGCAAGCGGCATTCATTATACTTTTGCTCCTTGTGTGGCTGTAAGTGTTGAAAAAGTAATGTAACGTTTGGCTGGggcattatttttttgtaagtagtTCCACTTGTTGAATTTAACTGGTAAATGATGTTTACAGTGCGATACCCATCAAGAGTAATGCTTCCTCCAGCAACCCAACTACGTTTAAACACATTATTGCTTGAAATTTGGAAATTGGTATTTAATTTTAAGAAGATTGCAGTTGTTTGTGCTTGGGAATGTCTGTGGATGATATTGACTGAGTTTTATCTATGAATGTTGTTGCCATTTCGACAATTTGGTTAATTCTTGTATTGTAAAGAACTTAACAAACTTGTCTGAATGTTTAGAACCTCTGTATGTAAGTTGTAAGCAAGATCTTTGCTGGTAAACCATCTcctaatttataagaaaatccTATACGCTGAAAACCTACTGTTGGCCATGGAGTTGTGTCTTCTTGTCATCTGCTCTGCTTTTTTCCCCTTTCATGGCACTACTTCTGTTAAATTTCTTGGCCAGCACGTCCTTTTTGATACCCCATGACCCTTAGGTCTTGTGTACAAGATATGATCAAGATAACTCAATTTACATGTGTTCCGACAGGTTTGCAGAGATCCCAGATGGGGAAGATGCTATGAAAGTTACAGTGAAGACACTGAAATTGTTAGAAAAATGACTTCCATTGTCACAGGCTTGCAGGGCCAGCCACCTCTTGAACACCCAAAAGGCTATCCTTTTGTGGCTGGGAGGTAGAGAAAAGTTATTGATATTGTTCTATATGCATTTCTTTAATTGCCAAACTTTTGGTATATTTACTCATTATCAAGCTCATTTCTACATTTGTTATCATTTGAAACGTTTGGTTCTGGTGAGGAACAAAAATATGACAACTGAAGAACAGTCCGATTTTGCTGCCCCCTTTCCTCCCTAGTTGTAATTTTGTTGtatctaaaattatattttcatgtcttcatataagttgattcttaaatatttgaacTACTAACTTAACTCTTCATAGTTTCAAGCTTTGTACTCCCCTTGTCTCCTTTTTTCTGCACTTGATGCAGACAACCCATAATATAGCATGCCTACACATAATGTAGACATACCTAGGTTCTCAATTCCTCTGTAGCAGATGATGGACTCTTCTCATATACCACTTTTGATTCCAGAAACAATGTTATTGCTTGCGCAAAGCATTTTGTAGGAGATGGGGGTACTGCAGGGGGAATAAATGAGGGTAATACCATATTATCATATGAGGAATTAGAGAGGATACATATGGCACCATATCTGGACTGTATTTCTCAGGGAGTTTCCACTATTATGGCATCCTATTCTAGCTGGAATGGGCGCAAACTGCATGCTGACCATTTTCTCCTGacagaaattttaaaagataagctAGGTTTCAAGGTAAAAATCCTGGTATTGATTCTGAGACTaactgatttttattttttggtcaaTTTACAGTACCATAATTGGGCATTTGGAAAATCACCAGAAAAGTAGTTTGGGATTATATTCTAGCTTGTCAGTCTCCAAATTTTCTTCTTGTTGATCAATCAGTTGATAAGCTAATCTCTAGATCTGGATctcatcttctttctttctttctttcttttctttttttttttcctgaattgAAAGTATGTGGGTCTCTGAGGGCTGGGGAAGCAATGAGGGAAATTGCAATTATAGCATCGAAGTCCTTTACTGTTTTGAGTTCTGAGATTAAAGTTGTGGTATGTCTAGATAAATTTTGGGGCAATATTCTGCTGCAGGGTTTTGTAATTTCTGACTGGCGTGGACTTGACCGACTTAGTGAACCTCGTGGCTCAAACTATCGTTACTGCATTTCCTCTGCCATTAATGCAGGAATAGACATGGTATAGGTTGAAATCCAATTCCAAAGCCTAAACTAAAGTTGCATCCATTATTTATatctttcttttcataacaaaGAAAAGACACAGGTGATGGTGCCTTTCAGATATGAACCACTCGTGGAGGATTTGACATTTCTGGTTGAATCAGGGGAGATACCAATGGCCAGGATTGATGATGCTGTTGAACGTATACTTAGAGTGAAGTTTGTTGCCGGTCTTTTTGAATTTCCTTTCGCTAGTAGATCTTTGCTCGATACAGTTGGTTGCAAGGTAACTTTTGAAAAATTTAGACCATGTGGTGTTGACATTTTTGGCAAGTTTAAGTGCAtctctctaaaaaataaaaaaaaatttccctcTTTTCATCAAGATGAATTAGCATCTCTCCCTTGAATgtggagaaatgatatttacagtcctAGGGTTTGCAAGCCCTGTGCATTCCCTTGAATGTGACCCTTCTTCTGCCATTCAATCTGTGATAGATATAGAGAGGGAGACACATTTTTTGAATCAGAAAGTAgattctctctctgtttttttcccAATAAATGATGGGAAATTGGAAAATTTATAGGCCTCTCTTCAAACCTACAGTATAATGTTTATGAGTGGCACATTTCAACCAATTAAACTATGAGCTCTTCTCGTATTCTAATCCCAGGGAGGATGGTGTGATGGCCTGAACTAGTTGCTAAAAAGTCCCACTTTCTCGTTATTTTGGCTGCCTCAAAAATTAACTTCAGTGTGACCTGAAACCCCTTAATCTTGCAACAATAATGAGGACAAATATTTTCAGAAACTTTTGTATTGCCATTGTTTTCATTGCAATAATGTAGATCATATCATAATGCATTGTGGCGATAATTGAATTCTTGTAATTAGCATCTAACTATGGTGACCTCAACGAAATTAGTACTACAAAACTGAGAAACAGCTTTTGCTTTGAAATATTCTACAGTTGCACAGAGATTTAGCACGTGAAGCAGTCCGCAAGTCTTTGgttcttttgaaaaatggaaaggATCCCAAGAACCCTTTTCTTCCATTAGATAGGAATGCTAAAAGAATCCTTGTTGCTGGAACACATGCTGATGATCTCGGGTATCAGTGTGGCGGGTGGACAGCTGATTGGAAAGGAAGCAGCCACAGCATTACAATTGGTATGTAGTTTCAGTGTTATACATTATAAATATCAAGCAATATTTTTTGGAGCTCGTACTATTGCATCTTTAAAGACCATTTTTGTAGACCAGTGCATGAACATAGGAAGATTGAGGTATTTTGCTTTGCCTGGGttcttttgattttgtgttTGGGACACTGCACATGCTGCTTGACCCTAAATATTTTTGCGGAAGTGTACAGTGGATTTGCTATTGGTCATCAACTGTTCAGACCATAATATTAGAGTATGTATCAAGGCGAGATTTAATTTTTGTGGGTTCTTGTTGGGTTCCTTGCTTGTGTTTCATACGTGCATTAGCTTGTGAGATAGGATGTGCTATCATGAAAAAGCCTCCCAGGGACAAAAGCTGAGTGCATTGGTAATATCAGTTTGTGAATAACATGCTTGAATCTGGTGATGATGATTTAAGAGGTGATTTTGTATCTCACATTACAAAGACTGTACACCTGCGATGGTTGACTAATGTAGAATTTTCTATTTTGGgaattagaaaaattttgtgGTGTTTTACTTCCTTTGGAAGATAACCACctcaaaataatgataaaattactTCAAGAACATCTTGGTTCACTCTCTAATGGTGCTTGAAAAGAAGGCGATGATTCGGTCATGCCCCTTCATTGCATCCATATTGTCCTAAGCAGAGAATATGTCTGCTTTCTCCAGGAAAGGCATGGAACACTTCATTGTCTTCTTGAGTATTGATGATCCTTCTAAGCCGTTAGGAATAGTAGGGCTTGAGGAGGTAGAGACTTGCTAAAAATGGTTATTATAACTGTCACCAATGAGCCTTTTGATCAGATGCAGTGTCTCGTTTAACTTAGTTGTTGTGAAGTGTGTGGAAAACTAGGCTCTCTGTTTCTAGTTAATTTGACCTACTGCATTTGGTTTTTGGAAGATGatcgaatcaatttttttttggttaagtcataagaaaattttatcgACAAGTAAATAGGCGTAGTCCAAatatacaggaagtatacaaaagaaaacactatAAGCAATCAAAGGCTTATTCAGGTTCATTCTGTTTCTTTAGTGATATATGATCAAAAATCTATCTTgagtttacttatcaaaaaaaaaaaaatctatcttgaGTAGTCAAAAGAATCATGCCATATGTTACTCTATAAGCATCTCTTACAACAAaaccatcccccccccccccccccccccccccccccctctgcGCGCCCCCGGCCTGCGGCtgcaaaagaaacaaataataataataataaagcaaAGAAATAACCTCTTTTGGATAACTTTATTTTGCACCTCAAACTACCAAAACCAACATCCATCTGACAGGCTAATTGGAAGGAACCCAAAAGCCATCACAAATGTAAAAAATACCTGATTAcccttaaattataattaacataataaacaaagagaataataaataaaagtcataagTTAAATAAACAAATGGTTTGTGTCAACACAAGGGGTGGCCCTTGTTGACCACCCCGTGGGGTGgtccctttattttttattttttgtactcCTAATAAATTTCAGCAAAGACATTTTGGACAATTTGCTAGAAAGTTTTAGGGTTTTTTCATACATAACGTGTGAATTGGATGGAGGATGCAAGAAAGAAATTGGTAGTTTGGGATAAAAAATTGTTGGGTAGTTTGGAGTGCAATTCAAAAAATGGGTGGTAGTCTAGGGGTGCAAAgtaaattttcctttttcttctatgGCAAAACAAAAATCGATGTTTTATTGGATATTTGTTGTAAGAAAACATCTATGGAGGAAAATGTCAAATGCATGCTTTgctcttttatttccttttaataTAATGCATTGGATGCACACTGCCATTGTACTTATGGTGTCATTGCGCTTTAGGCACAACGATCCTGGGTGCTATTAAAGAAGCAATAGGGGAAGAAACAGAAATAGTTTATGAGAAATATCCATCAGTAGAGACCTTAGCACGTCGAGATTTCGCTTTTGCAATTGTAGCTGTTGGCGAAGAACCCTATGTAGAGACACTTGGTTATAATTCAGAGCTTATAATCCCCTTGAAAGGAGCTGACATAATAAGTGCAGTC includes:
- the LOC122291522 gene encoding beta-glucosidase BoGH3B-like isoform X2; protein product: MSKAAEVEECVDYRDSKANVEARIKDLLPRMTLKEKVGQMTQIERRVATHEAIKHLSIGSILSACGSGPFGKVKTESSHWADMVDGFQKSALESRLGIPLIYGIDAVHGNNNIHRATIFPHNIGLGATGDAELARKIGEATALEVRASGIHYTFAPCVAVSVEKVCRDPRWGRCYESYSEDTEIVRKMTSIVTGLQGQPPLEHPKGYPFVAGRNNVIACAKHFVGDGGTAGGINEGNTILSYEELERIHMAPYLDCISQGVSTIMASYSSWNGRKLHADHFLLTEILKDKLGFKGFVISDWRGLDRLSEPRGSNYRYCISSAINAGIDMVMVPFRYEPLVEDLTFLVESGEIPMARIDDAVERILRVKFVAGLFEFPFASRSLLDTVGCKLHRDLAREAVRKSLVLLKNGKDPKNPFLPLDRNAKRILVAGTHADDLGYQCGGWTADWKGSSHSITIGTTILGAIKEAIGEETEIVYEKYPSVETLARRDFAFAIVAVGEEPYVETLGYNSELIIPLKGADIISAVADSIPTLVILVSGRPLVLEPWLLDKIHALIAAWLPGSEGGGIADVVFGDHEFEGRLPVTWFKQVEQLPLHAGVDSHDPLFPLGFGLTCTKKKSPN
- the LOC122291522 gene encoding beta-glucosidase BoGH3B-like isoform X4 translates to MSKAAEVEECVDYRDSKANVEARIKDLLPRMTLKEKVGQMTQIERRVATHEAIKHLSIGSILSACGSGPFGKVKTESSHWADMVDGFQKSALESRLGIPLIYGIDAVHGNNNIHRATIFPHNIGLGATGDAELARKIGEATALEVRASGIHYTFAPCVAVCRDPRWGRCYESYSEDTEIVRKMTSIVTGLQGQPPLEHPKGYPFVAGRNNVIACAKHFVGDGGTAGGINEGNTILSYEELERIHMAPYLDCISQGVSTIMASYSSWNGRKLHADHFLLTEILKDKLGFKGFVISDWRGLDRLSEPRGSNYRYCISSAINAGIDMVMVPFRYEPLVEDLTFLVESGEIPMARIDDAVERILRVKFVAGLFEFPFASRSLLDTVGCKLHRDLAREAVRKSLVLLKNGKDPKNPFLPLDRNAKRILVAGTHADDLGYQCGGWTADWKGSSHSITIGTTILGAIKEAIGEETEIVYEKYPSVETLARRDFAFAIVAVGEEPYVETLGYNSELIIPLKGADIISAVADSIPTLVILVSGRPLVLEPWLLDKIHALIAAWLPGSEGGGIADVVFGDHEFEGRLPVTWFKQVEQLPLHAGVDSHDPLFPLGFGLTCTKKKSPN
- the LOC122291522 gene encoding beta-glucosidase BoGH3B-like isoform X1 — its product is MSKAAEVEECVDYRDSKANVEARIKDLLPRMTLKEKVGQMTQIERRVATHEAIKHLSIGSILSACGSGPFGKVKTESSHWADMVDGFQKSALESRLGIPLIYGIDAVHGNNNIHRATIFPHNIGLGATGDAELARKIGEATALEVRASGIHYTFAPCVAVSVEKVCRDPRWGRCYESYSEDTEIVRKMTSIVTGLQGQPPLEHPKGYPFVAGRNNVIACAKHFVGDGGTAGGINEGNTILSYEELERIHMAPYLDCISQGVSTIMASYSSWNGRKLHADHFLLTEILKDKLGFKGFVISDWRGLDRLSEPRGSNYRYCISSAINAGIDMTQVMVPFRYEPLVEDLTFLVESGEIPMARIDDAVERILRVKFVAGLFEFPFASRSLLDTVGCKLHRDLAREAVRKSLVLLKNGKDPKNPFLPLDRNAKRILVAGTHADDLGYQCGGWTADWKGSSHSITIGTTILGAIKEAIGEETEIVYEKYPSVETLARRDFAFAIVAVGEEPYVETLGYNSELIIPLKGADIISAVADSIPTLVILVSGRPLVLEPWLLDKIHALIAAWLPGSEGGGIADVVFGDHEFEGRLPVTWFKQVEQLPLHAGVDSHDPLFPLGFGLTCTKKKSPN
- the LOC122291522 gene encoding beta-glucosidase BoGH3B-like isoform X3, which translates into the protein MSKAAEVEECVDYRDSKANVEARIKDLLPRMTLKEKVGQMTQIERRVATHEAIKHLSIGSILSACGSGPFGKVKTESSHWADMVDGFQKSALESRLGIPLIYGIDAVHGNNNIHRATIFPHNIGLGATGDAELARKIGEATALEVRASGIHYTFAPCVAVCRDPRWGRCYESYSEDTEIVRKMTSIVTGLQGQPPLEHPKGYPFVAGRNNVIACAKHFVGDGGTAGGINEGNTILSYEELERIHMAPYLDCISQGVSTIMASYSSWNGRKLHADHFLLTEILKDKLGFKGFVISDWRGLDRLSEPRGSNYRYCISSAINAGIDMTQVMVPFRYEPLVEDLTFLVESGEIPMARIDDAVERILRVKFVAGLFEFPFASRSLLDTVGCKLHRDLAREAVRKSLVLLKNGKDPKNPFLPLDRNAKRILVAGTHADDLGYQCGGWTADWKGSSHSITIGTTILGAIKEAIGEETEIVYEKYPSVETLARRDFAFAIVAVGEEPYVETLGYNSELIIPLKGADIISAVADSIPTLVILVSGRPLVLEPWLLDKIHALIAAWLPGSEGGGIADVVFGDHEFEGRLPVTWFKQVEQLPLHAGVDSHDPLFPLGFGLTCTKKKSPN